A window of the Lactobacillus amylovorus DSM 20531 genome harbors these coding sequences:
- a CDS encoding two-component system regulatory protein YycI, whose amino-acid sequence MDYKRIEWLFFIVFLLIDIYLGIEILHSPVNLSNADTTMQSVASIRSEMKSDNIDLPESISNTPDSGYYLATKNRDYLSSKVSDLTNVTARYSKTDNTLYATPKLATILSKNEKTALKQVNEFKNDPKNVPYGKQFKYEPDMSSADNYMFVQTSDYGEIYANVAQLTISVKDNQITNYTETYMGPASPVRELQSTISAWRAIRAMYTDRELTNNSRVARIKLGYSKLTEVRGSTILLPTWLVWVENKTTKNITLKRVNAYTAQMLQSSTYNVER is encoded by the coding sequence TAAACGAATTGAATGGCTGTTTTTCATTGTCTTCTTACTAATTGATATTTATTTAGGAATCGAAATTCTGCATTCACCTGTTAACTTGAGCAATGCGGATACCACAATGCAAAGTGTGGCCAGCATTCGCTCAGAGATGAAGTCGGACAATATCGATCTACCCGAATCAATTTCGAATACGCCGGATTCAGGCTACTATTTAGCCACTAAAAATAGAGATTACTTGTCTTCTAAGGTAAGTGATTTAACTAATGTTACTGCACGCTACTCAAAGACTGACAATACGCTTTACGCTACACCAAAGCTAGCTACAATTTTGTCTAAGAATGAAAAGACCGCGTTGAAGCAGGTTAATGAGTTTAAAAATGATCCGAAAAACGTGCCTTATGGCAAGCAGTTCAAGTATGAACCGGATATGTCGAGTGCCGACAACTACATGTTTGTTCAAACTTCTGACTATGGTGAAATTTATGCCAATGTGGCTCAATTGACAATCAGTGTCAAGGACAATCAGATTACTAACTACACCGAAACTTACATGGGGCCAGCTAGTCCTGTGCGTGAATTGCAGTCAACCATCAGTGCTTGGCGTGCGATTCGTGCCATGTACACCGACCGTGAATTGACCAACAATTCTCGCGTTGCCCGCATTAAGTTAGGCTATTCTAAGTTAACTGAAGTTCGCGGCAGCACGATTCTATTACCAACTTGGTTAGTTTGGGTAGAAAACAAGACGACTAAGAATATTACTTTAAAGCGTGTGAATGCTTATACAGCACAAATGCTGCAATCGAGTACCTATAACGTAGAAAGGTAG